One window from the genome of Chloroflexota bacterium encodes:
- a CDS encoding cytochrome c: MARFMKKMLIAAGLISAVAITVTACGGDGKDEPFSLGGDSQVVGFTPTPTARFPEGPKATATPAHGTAVPTGGPTTPPPTGGGNGDVTAGRQVYTNSGCSGCHTITGISTGSVGPNLTRIGTVAETRVAGKTAGQYIKESIENPGAFIVPTFANAMPPGLASGTNLDNLVAFLLAQK, translated from the coding sequence ATGGCTAGATTCATGAAAAAGATGCTCATAGCCGCCGGGCTTATCAGCGCCGTGGCGATCACGGTGACTGCCTGCGGCGGCGACGGCAAGGATGAGCCGTTCTCCCTGGGCGGCGATTCCCAGGTGGTAGGCTTTACGCCGACGCCGACGGCGCGCTTCCCCGAAGGGCCGAAGGCAACGGCGACGCCCGCGCACGGGACGGCTGTGCCGACGGGCGGGCCGACGACGCCTCCGCCTACAGGCGGGGGGAACGGCGACGTGACGGCGGGTCGCCAGGTCTATACCAATAGCGGCTGCAGCGGCTGCCACACCATCACGGGCATCTCCACCGGCTCCGTGGGCCCGAACCTGACGCGCATCGGCACAGTGGCGGAGACGCGCGTAGCCGGAAAGACGGCAGGGCAGTACATCAAGGAGTCCATCGAGAACCCCGGCGCATTCATCGTGCCGACGTTTGCGAATGCGATGCCGCCGGGGCTGGCGAGCGGCACGAACCTGGATAACCTGGTCGCCTTCCTGTTGGCGCAGAAGTAA
- a CDS encoding NAD-dependent epimerase/dehydratase family protein, whose translation MARYLITGGAGFLGINLTRYLLARGYSVASLDIAEFTYPDVKDKVAVHKGDIRDMAAVDKAVEGADIVVHTAAALPLYKKRDIISTDIDGTRNVLEAAHRRKVQRFIHISSTAVYGVPDHHPLYENDKLVGVGAYGAAKIAAEQACLEYRAKGMCVTIIRPKSFVGPERLGVFAIFYDWAKDGRGFPMIGSGKNRYQLLDVEDLCEAIHLAAAAPVEKANDTFNIGAKEFTTMREDYQAVLDYAGRGKKIRGLPAAPIIMTLRVLEKLRLSPLYKWVYETASKDSFVSIEKAEKALGFKPKYSNKEALVHNYQWYLANIGQIKGSSGVSHRVPWKQGILALAKFFF comes from the coding sequence ATGGCCCGATACCTCATCACCGGGGGCGCAGGCTTCCTCGGCATCAACCTCACGCGCTACCTCCTCGCCAGGGGCTACAGCGTCGCCTCCCTGGACATCGCCGAATTCACGTACCCGGACGTGAAGGACAAGGTCGCCGTCCACAAAGGCGATATCCGCGATATGGCGGCCGTGGACAAGGCCGTCGAAGGCGCAGACATCGTCGTCCACACGGCGGCGGCGCTCCCCCTCTACAAAAAGCGCGATATCATCAGCACCGATATTGATGGCACCAGGAACGTCCTGGAGGCCGCCCACCGCCGCAAGGTCCAGCGCTTCATCCACATCTCCTCCACCGCCGTCTATGGCGTGCCGGACCACCACCCCCTCTATGAGAACGACAAGCTCGTCGGCGTCGGCGCCTACGGGGCAGCCAAGATCGCCGCTGAGCAGGCCTGCCTCGAATACCGCGCCAAGGGGATGTGCGTCACCATCATCCGGCCCAAGTCCTTCGTCGGCCCGGAGCGCCTCGGCGTCTTCGCCATCTTCTATGATTGGGCCAAGGATGGCCGCGGCTTCCCCATGATCGGCAGCGGCAAGAACCGCTACCAGCTCCTGGACGTGGAAGACCTCTGTGAAGCGATCCACCTGGCAGCCGCCGCGCCCGTGGAAAAGGCGAACGATACCTTCAACATCGGCGCGAAAGAGTTCACCACCATGCGGGAGGACTACCAGGCCGTCCTCGATTACGCGGGCCGCGGCAAGAAGATCCGAGGCCTCCCCGCCGCGCCCATCATCATGACCCTCCGCGTCCTGGAAAAGTTGCGCCTTTCTCCCCTGTATAAATGGGTCTATGAGACGGCCTCCAAAGACTCCTTCGTCTCCATAGAGAAGGCGGAAAAGGCCCTCGGTTTCAAGCCCAAGTACTCCAACAAGGAAGCGCTCGTCCACAACTACCAGTGGTACCTGGCGAACATCGGGCAGATCAAGGGAAGCTCCGGCGTCTCCCACCGCGTACCGTGGAAGCAGGGTATCCTGGCTCTCGCCAAGTTCTTCTTCTAA
- the ctaD gene encoding cytochrome c oxidase subunit I — protein sequence MATITGGMKGLAVLRRPTSTEGVWGWITTVDAKRIGVLYGVTALIFLIAGGMEALMMRVQLAAPEQNITSPETFNQLFTMHGTTMVFLVIMPLNAAFFNFVMPLQIGARDVAFPRLNALSYWMFLFGGLFLHVSFIASGPPDAGWFSYANLTEKPFSAETGIDYWILSIQILGVSSMLSSLNFIVTIINLRAKGMSFMRLPIFVWMTFVVAFLLVLSLPVITVGLVLLMFDRFTGTHFFIPSAGGDPVLWQHLFWIFGHPEVYVLILPPMGMVSEILPVFARKPIFGYKFVVLAGIFIGVTGFAVWSHHMFAVGLGPIANTYFATATMLVGVPTGVKIFNWIATLHKSKLTFETPMLFALAFVALFTIGGISGIMHASPPTDLQQTDTYFIVAHFHYVLFGGAIFGIMGGIYFWFPKVTGRMLSETLGKWHFWVMFIGSNLAFFPMHFSGMNGMPRRIYTYDSDLGLGWLNMMSTVGAMIMGVSFFFLAYNIIKSLKSGKKAGNDPWDGHTLEWSVSSPPPHYNYEQIPEVRSTRPFWDQKHPELAEHGPPPPQAPAPKNKHIALPSPSYWPIVLAAGMTIAAFGGLYHATILPVLPIGLSIAVIATYAWVLEPPIAEQSEGHH from the coding sequence ATGGCCACAATAACCGGCGGCATGAAGGGCCTGGCCGTCCTGCGCCGCCCCACCAGCACGGAAGGCGTGTGGGGCTGGATCACGACAGTGGACGCCAAGCGCATCGGCGTGCTGTACGGCGTCACGGCGCTGATTTTCCTGATCGCGGGCGGCATGGAAGCGCTGATGATGCGCGTCCAGCTGGCGGCGCCCGAGCAGAACATCACCTCGCCGGAGACGTTCAACCAGCTCTTCACGATGCACGGCACGACGATGGTCTTCTTGGTCATCATGCCGCTGAACGCCGCCTTCTTCAATTTCGTGATGCCGCTGCAGATCGGGGCGCGGGACGTGGCCTTCCCGAGATTGAACGCCCTGAGCTACTGGATGTTCCTCTTCGGCGGGCTCTTCCTGCATGTGAGCTTCATCGCCTCCGGCCCGCCTGACGCCGGATGGTTCTCCTACGCGAACCTGACGGAGAAGCCCTTCTCCGCTGAGACGGGGATTGACTACTGGATCCTCTCGATCCAGATCCTGGGCGTCTCCTCCATGCTCTCATCGCTGAACTTCATCGTGACGATCATCAACCTGCGGGCGAAGGGCATGTCCTTCATGCGCCTGCCCATCTTTGTCTGGATGACCTTCGTGGTGGCCTTCCTGCTGGTCCTTTCGCTACCGGTCATCACCGTGGGCCTGGTGCTCCTCATGTTCGACCGGTTCACCGGAACGCACTTCTTCATCCCCAGCGCGGGCGGCGACCCGGTCCTGTGGCAGCACCTGTTCTGGATCTTCGGCCATCCGGAAGTCTATGTCTTGATCCTCCCGCCGATGGGCATGGTCTCCGAGATCCTGCCGGTCTTCGCGCGGAAGCCGATCTTCGGTTATAAGTTCGTGGTGCTGGCGGGCATCTTCATCGGCGTGACGGGCTTCGCGGTGTGGAGCCACCACATGTTCGCCGTGGGCCTTGGGCCCATCGCGAACACGTACTTCGCCACGGCGACGATGCTGGTGGGCGTGCCGACGGGCGTGAAGATCTTCAACTGGATCGCAACGCTTCATAAGAGCAAGCTGACCTTCGAGACGCCGATGCTGTTCGCGCTGGCCTTTGTGGCGCTCTTCACCATCGGCGGCATCAGCGGCATCATGCACGCCTCGCCGCCGACGGACCTGCAGCAGACGGACACCTATTTCATCGTGGCGCACTTCCATTACGTGCTCTTCGGCGGCGCGATCTTCGGCATCATGGGCGGCATCTACTTCTGGTTCCCCAAGGTGACGGGGCGGATGTTGAGCGAAACGTTGGGCAAGTGGCATTTCTGGGTCATGTTCATCGGATCGAACCTGGCCTTCTTCCCCATGCACTTCAGCGGAATGAACGGCATGCCTCGCCGCATCTATACGTACGACTCCGACCTGGGGTTGGGCTGGCTCAACATGATGTCCACGGTGGGCGCCATGATTATGGGCGTCTCCTTCTTTTTCCTGGCGTACAACATCATCAAATCGCTGAAGAGCGGCAAGAAGGCCGGGAACGACCCTTGGGATGGGCACACCTTGGAGTGGTCCGTCTCATCGCCGCCGCCGCACTATAATTACGAGCAGATCCCCGAGGTGCGCAGCACGCGGCCATTCTGGGACCAGAAGCACCCCGAGCTTGCCGAGCACGGGCCGCCCCCGCCGCAGGCCCCAGCGCCGAAGAACAAGCATATCGCGCTGCCGAGCCCTTCGTACTGGCCCATCGTGCTTGCGGCCGGCATGACCATCGCGGCCTTCGGCGGCCTCTATCACGCGACGATCCTGCCGGTGCTGCCCATCGGCCTCTCGATCGCTGTGATCGCAACGTATGCGTGGGTCCTTGAGCCGCCGATCGCCGAGCAGTCCGAAGGGCATCATTAG
- the coxB gene encoding cytochrome c oxidase subunit II, producing MSFNKSLARRLAIILLTAVMLLLITACLPDEPQSTFGAEGKIARDQEGLFKFIFWIAVIVFVVVEGVLVYFIFKYRRKANDTSIPPQIHGNNRLEIAWTLLPVLILAAIAIPTYRTIADHKDPPEGDALKVEVIGHQWWWEFRYPDLGVITANEMHIPVDKTILVALESQDVIHSFWIPKLAGKTDVIPGHINVMWLVADNPGQSYYGQCAELCGLAHAQMRFRVNTHTQADFDAWVKAQQSPPAPPAANSLAAKGATTFAVKGCVACHTINGPDAPGVQEGRAQGFEQGRASFPAPNLTTFGDRITLGAGLVELNEQNLRKWLEDPANIKPGNRMTELAQAYTDSNSALTTEDVDALVAYLMSRKAAAK from the coding sequence ATGTCCTTCAACAAGTCGCTCGCCCGCCGCCTCGCGATCATCCTCCTTACGGCGGTTATGCTCCTTCTCATCACCGCCTGTCTTCCCGATGAACCCCAGTCCACCTTCGGCGCCGAGGGCAAGATCGCCCGGGACCAGGAGGGACTCTTCAAGTTCATCTTCTGGATCGCCGTTATCGTCTTCGTCGTGGTTGAAGGCGTCCTGGTCTACTTTATCTTCAAGTACCGCCGCAAGGCGAACGATACGAGCATCCCGCCGCAGATCCACGGGAACAACCGGCTGGAGATTGCCTGGACGCTCCTTCCGGTGCTTATCCTGGCGGCCATCGCCATCCCGACGTACCGCACCATCGCGGACCACAAGGACCCGCCGGAGGGTGATGCGCTGAAGGTCGAGGTCATCGGCCATCAGTGGTGGTGGGAGTTCCGCTACCCGGACCTAGGCGTCATCACCGCAAACGAGATGCACATACCCGTGGACAAGACGATCCTGGTGGCGCTGGAGTCCCAGGACGTGATCCACAGCTTCTGGATACCTAAGCTGGCGGGCAAGACGGACGTGATCCCCGGCCATATCAATGTGATGTGGCTGGTGGCTGATAACCCGGGCCAGAGCTACTACGGCCAGTGCGCCGAACTCTGCGGCCTTGCCCACGCCCAGATGCGCTTCCGGGTGAACACGCATACGCAAGCCGATTTTGACGCGTGGGTGAAGGCTCAGCAGAGTCCTCCTGCGCCGCCTGCGGCAAACAGCCTTGCAGCCAAGGGAGCGACGACCTTTGCGGTGAAGGGCTGCGTGGCGTGCCACACGATTAACGGCCCCGACGCCCCGGGCGTGCAGGAAGGCCGCGCGCAAGGCTTTGAGCAGGGGCGCGCCTCATTCCCCGCGCCGAACCTGACGACTTTCGGCGATAGAATCACCCTGGGCGCGGGCCTGGTTGAGCTGAACGAGCAGAACCTGCGCAAGTGGCTTGAGGACCCGGCGAATATCAAGCCGGGTAACCGGATGACTGAGCTGGCGCAGGCCTACACGGACTCTAACAGCGCGCTCACGACCGAAGATGTAGACGCCCTTGTGGCCTATCTGATGAGCCGCAAGGCTGCAGCGAAGTAA